The Hippoglossus hippoglossus isolate fHipHip1 chromosome 21, fHipHip1.pri, whole genome shotgun sequence genome contains a region encoding:
- the abcb6b gene encoding ATP-binding cassette sub-family B member 6, mitochondrial yields MENFGVKSRRGGKREAVNVEIQHCSPPSPSHLPSAWRGFGRKLRLLLPYVWPKGTPALQGLVLLCVGLLAAERLVNVLVPVYSKNIVNELSSGGGWTSLIATVCIYTFLKFLQGGGAGTSGFISNLRQFLWIRVQQFTSRGVQLRLFSHLHNLSLRWHLDRRTGDVLRSVDRGTSSINNLLSYILFSILPTICDIIIAIVYFVSYFSIWFGLIVFTCMVLYLTFTILITEWRTKYRREMNTQDNNAKSRAVDSLLNFETVKYYSAEDYEVRCFEEAILKYQQCEWKSSASLALLNQTQNIIIGSGLLAGSLLCSHLVYDGQFQVGDYVLFGTYIIQLYTPLNWFGTYYRLIQSSFVDMENMLTLLTEKKEVLDAEEAQDLQLTAGQVEFDRVCFNYVPGMEVLRHVTFTVEAGQTVALVGPSGSGKSSILRLLFRFYDPQSGCIRIDGQDISKVHQSSLRSFIGVVPQDTVLFNDTIGNNIRYSRITATDHEVERAAMAADIHTRILELPQGYDTEVGERGLKLSGGEKQRVAIARTILKEPKIILLDEATSSLDTQTERNIQASLAKVCNNRTTIVVAHRLSTIVRADQILVVHNGHVAERGRHEELLLQGGLYAAMWMKQQKTLNGPTTETHINNQAQET; encoded by the exons ATGGAAAACTTCGGAGTGAAGAGCAGACGAGGTGGAAAAAGAGAAGCTGTGAATGTGGAG ATCCAACActgctcccctccctccccctcccatcTGCCCTCCGCCTGGCGAGGCTTTGGGAGGAAGCTGAGGTTGCTGCTGCCGTATGTCTGGCCCAAAGGCACTCCGGCATTGCAGGGACTcgtgctgctgtgtgtgggCCTGCTGGCGGCGGAGCGGCTGGTTAATGTGCTGGTGCCTGTTTACTCCAAGAACATCG tgaaTGAACTTTCCTCAGGAGGCGGATGGACTTCACTGATCGCCACCGTCTGCATCTACACGTTCCTCAAGTTCCTGCAAGGCGGAGGGGCAg GCACATCTGGTTTCATCAGTAACCTTCGTCAGTTTCTGTGGATCAGAGTTCAGCAGTTCACCAGCAGAGGCGTCCAG TTGCGTTTGTTTTCTCACCTGCACAACTTGTCTCTGCGCTGGCACCTGGACAGACGCACCGGGGACGTGCTGCGGAGCGTCGACCGAGGAACCTCCTCCATCAACAACCTGCTGAG cTACATCCTGTTCAGCATCCTCCCGACCATCTGTGATATCATCATCGCCATCGTCTACTTTGTCTCCTACTTCAGCATCTGGTTTGGACTCATCGTTTTCACCTGCATGGTTCTTTAcctca CCTTCACCATCCTGATCACAGAGTGGAGGACGAAATACAGGAGAGAGATGAACACTCAGGACAACAACGCCAAGTCCAGAGCCGTCGACTCGCTGCTCAACTTTGAGACG GTGAAATATTACAGCGCAGAGGATTATGAGGTTCGCTGCTTCGAGGAGGCCATTCTCAAATATCAA CAGTGTGAGTGGAAGAGCTCGGCATCGCTCGCTCTGCTgaatcaaacccagaacatCATCATAGGATCAGGTCTGCTCGCTGGATCGCTGCTCTGCTCCCACCTGGTGTATGATGGACAGTTCCAG GTTGGAGATTATGTTCTGTTTGGGACATACATCATTCAGCTGTACACCCCCCTCAACTGGTTTGGTACCTACTACAG GTTGATTCAAAGTTCATTTGTTGACATGGAGAACATGTTGACGCTGCTGACGGAAAAGAAAGAG gTTCTGGATGCGGAGGAGGCACAGGACTTGCAGCTCACAGCAGGTCAGGTGGAGTTTGACAGAGTCTGTTTCAACTACGTACCTGG catggAGGTTCTCAGACATGTGACCTTCACGGTGGAGGCGGGGCAGACGGTCGCCCTG gttGGTCCATCTGGATCAGGGAAAAGCTCCATCCTACGTCTCTTGTTCAGATTCTATGACCCTCAGAGTGGCTGCATCCGCATAGACGGGCAGGACATCtccaag GTGCACCAGTCTTCTCTAAGGTCGTTCATTGGCGTGGTTCCCCAGGATACGGTTCTTTTCAACGACACCATCGGCAACAACATCCGCTACAGCCGAATTACAGCCACCGACCACGAGGTGGAGAGAGCTGCCATGGCTGCTGACATACACACCAGAATACTGGAGCTACCTCAGG GCTATGACACGGAGGTGGGCGAGCGAGGGCTGAAGCTCAGTGGCGGGGAGAAGCAAAGAGTGGCGATTGCTCGAACCATCCTGAAGGAGCCTAAGATCATTCTGCTGGATGAG GCCACTTCTTCCCTGGACACCCAAACTGAGAGGAACATCCAGGCTTCACTGGCCAAGGTCTGCAACAACAGGACGACTATAGTGGTCGCACACAG GTTATCCACCATCGTCAGAGCAGACCAGATCCTGGTGGTTCACAATGGACACGTAGCAGAAAGAGGAAG ACACgaagagctgctgctccagggAGGCCTGTATGCAGCCATGTGGatgaaacagcagaaaactCTCAACGGaccaacaacagaaacacacatcaacaaTCAAGCTCAGGAAACTTGA